A window of Bradyrhizobium diazoefficiens genomic DNA:
CTCCGTTCTCGATCTCTCGTGAACGTGGATAGGCTTGCGTCTCGGTCAACTACCAATCTTCGCAATTGTTCGAGGTGACCGGCCATGTCAAACGACCGGAAACTGAGCGTCGTGCAGGTCAAACGTGATCTCGTTGATGTCGCGCGAAGCGCGCAGGAAAGCGTCGATCGCAGCGGATCCCGATGAATCCCTGCATGTGCCGTCCGATTCTACCCTTACTCGTTCGCGTCCCAGCCCAAAGGTTGGTTTTGCGAACAGATGCGATTTCAGGAGAATGCCAGCGTGACCAGGACGGCCTCGATCGACAGTATCATTCCGCAAGCCGATATCGCAAAGCGCACCGCGCGCATCGGCGCTGAAGTCAGGAACATCAAGCTGTCGGGCGATTTGCCGGCGGAGACGATCACCGCGATCAACAGCTTGCTGCTCGAGCATAAGGTTCTCTTCTTTCGCGATCAGGGTCACCTCGGTAACGCAGAACAGGAACGCTTTGCCCTTCGTTTCGGAACGCTTATGGCGCATCCGACACTCGGCGCCATCAAGGGAACGGTGTCGATGATCGAGCTTGACTCCGCGCGCCCCGCCAGCCGAGCCGACCTCTGGCACAGCGACGGGACCTTCCTCGAGGCATATCCCAAAATTGCGGTCCTGCGCGGCGTTGTGATCCCACAGTTTGGCGGCGATACGATCTGGTCAAACACCGCGACCGCCTATCTGGACCTCCCTGCGCCGCTGCGACGGCTGGCCGACGAGCTCTGGGCGGTACACAGCAATGCGTTCGACTATGCCGTCATGGCCCGCGGCACCAAGGCAGACAAAAAGCACTTCGACGAGGTGTTCACCAGGACGGTCTATGAGACCGAGCATCCTGTCGTGCGGATCCATCCCGAAACCGGAGAGCGGGTGCTGGTGCTTGGCGATGTGGTGCAACGCTTTGTTGGCATCCCGAAATATGATGGCGAGAGGCTATTTGACCTTTTCCAGTCTCATGTCACCGCACCCGAAAACACCGTGCGGTGGAGTTGGAAGGTGGGCGATGTCGTGATCTGGGACAACCGCGCCACGCAGCACTATGCGGTCAATGATTACGGCGACCAGCATCGCGTCGTTCGCCGCGCCACCGTCGCTGGCGAGGTGCCGGTGAGCACCGATGGTCGATTGAGCTCGATGCGCACAAAAGTCGCCAAACAGCCTCCCGCTAAGGTCGCTTAAGGCCCTAGAAGACCTCAAGATCCCGCCGAAGCAGTCTCTACCGCTCGTTTGCTCTTTTGGCATCCCTGAGCGTGGTTTGCTGTCGGCATTGAGCAGTGTCTATTCCCCGCGCCTGCAGCGATGATCTCTCCTCCGACCGCGACCTCCCCTTGCTCATGGACGCCCTTGACGCGTTTTCCAGCGCAGCAGCCTCCGGGCCTTGCGAGTGAGCTCAGGGCTAGTCTGGTGGGCGCACACTCTATCAAGGCGAGCAACAGGGACTGGAAACTGGCACCGCATGCGGGCGTGGCGATGACGGTTGGGACTCGCTCGGCTGCGGCTGCGGCTGCAGCCTTCGGCGCTCGATCAACTCTGACGCAAACCGGGCTTGCCATCGCCTTTATCCTTTGCGACGAGTCTCGCCTGCAGTCCGGCGTTGGCGGGAGCGGAGAACGCATCGGACACCAGGAGCGAGACGCCGGATGAGGCTCCTGGCAAACACCTTCAAAGGTCGAGCGGTGCGGCCCCTCGAAGCCGGCAGCTCAAGCGAACAGCGCATCTCGACGGCCGCCCGGCGCCGACACAAGCGGCCAATAGGACGGCCTCAAGGCACGGTCGTCCAGGCACGGTTGCAGAGGCCAGGCCCCCAGAGAAGACGGACCCATTCGCAAAGTTCGATCACCTGCGTGAAAAAGGCATTTGGCTCAATATACCCGGGCCTGCGGATACGATCGATCAGGACAAGGGTGGGGTTAGATCTGCGCTGGCGGATTTCGGGATCGGCTATGTGGGCTGGACGCAAAACACCTTGATCGACAACCGGCTGCCGAATGCTTCCAAAAGCACCACCTTCAATCAACGGTATATTGGCGAGAGTCCGACATTCGGTACTGTCAATTTCATGATCGTGACCTACGATCTCAGCCGATTTGGAATTCCCGATGGTCAGATAGCCGTGGGGGCCGAGCAACAATATTGGACCTGGACGCCTGCCGGGCCAGATCGGGTGGGAGTCAACACAATTGCGTACTACCAGACGTTTTTCGACAAGAAGCTCGAACTCAAGGTGGGTTACCTGAGGAATCATGACGAGTTCTTGGGAATGAATCCGTTTGGGCCGACGCCCGTCATCTTGTCCCAAGCTGGGATGAGCAACAATTCCGCACCCACGCCGGCTCTCAACGTGAAGTACAATTTTGACGATCGGCTCTACACCAAGATTTCGGTCCAGCGCGCGGTCAGTCCGGATGGCCAGTTGGCGCACATGAGCGAGAACCCCACCGGCTTGAACTGGCGCACCGCCAATGCCGGCATTTTATTGCTTGATGAAGCTGGATATAAGGACAAGGCGGCTCCGGGATCGCCCGAGACCTGGCTGCGGGCCGGAATCGGTTTCAACAACAGCCGCTTTCCGAACTTGACGGATCCTGGTCAACCCAGGGCCAATGCGAACAGCGCCTACTACGTGGCCGCGGACAGGCAGCTTTGGCAATCCGATCCACAAGGTTCACCAGCTCGGGGGATCTATGGTGGGTTCTCTGCCATGTACGCTCCGTCTGACCTCAACAAGGTCAGCCGCTATTTCGAGCTTCGTCTTTATGCGAAAGGACTAATTAGCAGCCGACCGGGTGATCAGATTGCCATTTCTGCCACCAATATCGGTTGGAGCCAGTTTGCAATCGATGCGGCCTTGGCCAAAGGCGAGCTCGTCCATCATGATAGCACGGCGATCTGGGGAAGATACACCGCGCGGCTGGCGCCCGGAGTTTATGCCACCCTGGGCCTGCTATACATCAACAATCCGACAACCATCACATACACGCGCCAAACCGGGCATGCGCTGAACGTCTTGGTGTCGACATCAGTCTTTTTCTAACTCCTTTGGTGCTTCTGTCTCGCGTGCCGGGTCAGAAACAGCTCGCGAATCGTGATCGCGAGCACGCAAGACCCCCTCCTCCACCACGAGCTAAACTCCGAGCATCGAATGGGCAGCGACGAAATGAGGTGACGCGGAGGCCATGGCAATGCCGGTCACGCGGCGCTCGGAGACAATCTCCGTTCTCCGACTGGGCAGGTCCATCGTTGAGGCAAGTCCTCGTCGATCTTTTGCCTGCCCATTGAGCAGCTCGGCCCTGAAGTGGGCGTACGTTACGGATGCGACATCATCATCAGGTCTCCGTCAGATGGAGACGGGCCTGTTCGTGTGTTCGGATACTGATCGATGCGGCCCAGCGACTGTCCATAACCGGCGCCAAGTTGCGCCGCCGAGCGCTCAGGGTGAAGCTGCGGCCGCCGGAATTCTCCAGCCCGTCCATCGCACCGGCTTTCCTCCCTGATCCTGGAGAGGCGGACGGAAGCAGCTCAGGCGCCTTCTACCGCGGCGGGCACGTGAGTCTGGCAGTTGGCCGGACAGACTCGCGCGCAGGCGCCGCAACCGATACAGGCTCCCTCGTCACTTATCACCATGATCTTTTTCTCGATCTCATCGTCCTCGTCGCTCCCGAGGCCGACAAGATCGCCCTCCTCGTTGATCCCTTTTAGGGTCATGACATGGCGACCACAGACCTTGAAGCAGCGTCCGCATCCGATGCATTTGCCGGGATCGATCGATACGAGATAATCGGGCATCCAGCCGCGGCCGTCGCGCGTTGCAAATGACATGCTTGTATACCCTTACGCCTTTTCCTGCGCCTTGAGATCCTCGCGCTTTTTCTCAAGTTCGGCGAACGCCTCATATGCTCTTTGCGCCACCGCCATGATCGAGTGCCAGTTGAGCGGCAGCTCCTCCGACAAGTCGTGCAGATCCATCTTGGCCTGCGTCGCCTTGGCCGACAGCTTCTTGATGTCTGCCTTGAGCGTTTCAAGTTCGCTCATGACTTGCCCTCAATAATTCGCCACGTCCGGAAATTTCCGAATCATCCTGATCCCGTCCTTGACATACTTGTCACCCTCGGCGGCGAGCTTTGCGAGATTGTCGAATCCGAATCGATGCACATCGCGCAGCTGCTTGTTGACGACGATCAGGCGGCCTGCGATCAGCACCATGCGGCCAAAGCCTTCATGGTGCATCTTCAGTATCGGCTGGGTCATCACACCGGTCGCCTTCTCGATCGATAGCGCGACCACATTGAAGAACAATTCCAGGCGCCACACCGTGTCCGGATCTGGATCGCCCACGATCGGCAGCGCGTGCCGCTTGTCCTTGTCCAAGAGATAGGGTTCGAGCAGGTCGACATCGCTCTTGCCATCCCAAGCCCCATGGCTGTCCTCAGCGCGCCAAATCTTGGCCAGTTGCTTAACGAACGGAGCGTCAAGAGCGCTGCCCGGCTGCCCTACTTCTGCGGCCTCGGTCATCTGATCCTCATTCCTCGAAATCGAACGTGCGCTCCTTGGCTTTCGCCAGCGCCTTGCGTATCCAGGGGGGCGGCGTCCCCTTCAGCATCCGTTGGAGCTTCGCGAGCAGCTCGAGGATGCTCTCGGGCTTGTCCACCTTGATGGGGTGTACCTTGTTCGCCACCACCCGCGCCGCACCGGAGCCGCCAATGGCAATCACATAGAGAATGGCGCAATCCCTGATCGCCTCGATCTTTGGCGCGAGCTTATCCTCGTTGCCGTCTTCCGAAAGATCGCCGTCGAACTGCACCGCCCTCAGAAAGACGTGCCCGTCCGGTCCGACGTCATAGATGACAATGTTCTTGGCCCAGCCGAAATGCGCATCGACACGGCTCAAATCCTGGGTAGCGAATGCGACTTTCATGCAATCGAACTCTCTGTTGCTTCGACAAAGCTGCGGCCGTACGTCAGAGGCGGCATCGGGCTCCGCCAGCTATCGGGCTGAGGCTGATGATTTTTCACGCGGTCGGCGATGAGGAGGTTGGCGATATTGAAAATCAGATCGCGCGTGCCGCGATACCCAACAGACAGCTGGTGTCCTGCGCCAAGGCGGTCGAACATCGGAAATCCCGCGCGATGAAATGGGATCTTCAGCCGTTCCGCCGCTTGACGGCCGTGCGAATGCGTGATCAGCAGATCGCAATTGCCTCTCCGAGCTCGCTCTTCCAGATCCTCGAGATCGCCGATCAGCACCTCCCCCGTCCTTATCCGCTCCAGCACGGGCGAGGGCGTTGTCGTCACGGCCGCCGTGACCTGCGCGCCCATGTCGTGCAGCATGCTGGACAGGTCGAACAGGAGGTCAGGCTCTGCACCGATCGCGAGCTTACGGCCGCCGATATGGAAATGGGCGTCCAGCATCGCATCGGCGAGCTGCCCGCGCTGGCGCCGATATTTCGGTGGCACAGGTCGGCCGGCGATCTCGCTCAGGAACGCAATGAATTCATCGTTGGGGATGAGGCCGCACAAACGCTCGAACAGGCGAAATGGCACCCCGGTCCTGGTCTGCATGGCTTCTGCCGACCGCCGCATCTGCGTACCGATGGCAATGGTCCAGCCGGACTGGCCCATGCTGGCAATTTCCTCAATGCCGATCCCACCGATGGTCGTTGACGTAAACTCCTCAGGAATATGCCCGTCCAGCGATCCCGCAAGATCAGGCAGGAAGGCTGGCTTTAGCCCGAAATCCTCCAGGATCGTCCTGATCTCATCGAGGTCGGCAGGCGTCAGGTGACATCCGGGAAGGACATTCACCCGCGCCGGATCGCGCTCTGCCGCGATGGTCGGCGCACTTACAAGCACCTCGACCATGCGCGCCACTGCCTTTTCCCAGCCGTCCTGAAAAGCATCCTTGAAATCGGGCGTCGAGACATGGACCAGGGGAAATGTGGCGAGCTGCGGATGTTTCTTGCGGATCAGCTTGATGTAGCCGTCGACATCGTCGCCATTGGTTTCGGTCACCCCGGTCGAGCAGATCCCGATGATCTCCGGCTTGGTTCGATTGTGGATGTTGAGGATGGCTTGCTCGACATTTTCGTAGCCGCCGAGCACGGTTGCCACCTCGCTCATCGCGGTGGTCTGCAGCGGGACCGCCTCCTTGAAATGCCGCACGAACAGCGTGAGCCCAAACGATGTGCAGCCTTGCGAGCCGTGCAGAACCGGCATCGCTCCGCGCAGGCCCATGAACGCAAAGGCGCCGCCGATGGGCTGGCTCATCTTCAGCGGGTTGACCGTGCAGGCCTTGCTCGACGTGCTGACGATAGCCATTGTGCGGCGCTATTCCGTGGCCGGCGGCTGGGCGGTCGGCGAGAAGGCCCTCAGGCCAGCCAGGATGCCCTTGATCCGGGACTTGCATGCGCCGCAGCCACTGGACGCGTCGGTTAGCTGTCTGACTGCCTTGGGGCTGGTCAGATTATGTAAGCGGATCGCATCCTCGATTGTACCAAGATCCACTCTCCTACAGAAGCAAACTCTTTTCGCGCGGCGGCGCGCCTCGACGAGCGTAGGTTTTTTTGGGGTCTCGGCGGCCTGCCCGGCTGTCTGCGCATTGGCTATGGGCTCGCCGTTCTTGGCCATATCGTCCCAGGGCGCCGGCCGCCGCAGTTGTTCCCACATCGGGTTGAACAGCGCCTTGTCGATCTCCTCGACCAGCTTCACGATCCCCAGATAGCCCATATAGGCATGAGAACGCTCCTGGTTGATGTCGAGCCAGGGTATCGCCGCCTTCAGCGCCACGAATTGCGACTTTCCACCGGAGAGCATGATGTCCGCTTTTGCGCCCTTCAGCATCTTGAACATGTCGCGCGGCGCCATGTCGTCGATCATATGGGCGTCCTGTCCCATCCGCTGCTTGATGCGCTCCTTGTCTTCTTCGGTGGATTTTTTGACGCTGGTGCCGACCAGCTCAAGGCCGGCCTCCTGCAGCGCGGCCAGAACGGACCAGGACTTCACGCCACCCGTGATGAGGAGTGCTTTCTTTCCAGCAAGGCGAGACCTGTAGGATTGGATTGCGGCCCACGCGCGCGCCTCCTCCCGCGCGATGACTGCCTCGGTACGATCGATCAGGTCTTCCGGCGCTCCGCGCGCGACCAA
This region includes:
- the nifN gene encoding nitrogenase iron-molybdenum cofactor biosynthesis protein NifN; protein product: MAIVSTSSKACTVNPLKMSQPIGGAFAFMGLRGAMPVLHGSQGCTSFGLTLFVRHFKEAVPLQTTAMSEVATVLGGYENVEQAILNIHNRTKPEIIGICSTGVTETNGDDVDGYIKLIRKKHPQLATFPLVHVSTPDFKDAFQDGWEKAVARMVEVLVSAPTIAAERDPARVNVLPGCHLTPADLDEIRTILEDFGLKPAFLPDLAGSLDGHIPEEFTSTTIGGIGIEEIASMGQSGWTIAIGTQMRRSAEAMQTRTGVPFRLFERLCGLIPNDEFIAFLSEIAGRPVPPKYRRQRGQLADAMLDAHFHIGGRKLAIGAEPDLLFDLSSMLHDMGAQVTAAVTTTPSPVLERIRTGEVLIGDLEDLEERARRGNCDLLITHSHGRQAAERLKIPFHRAGFPMFDRLGAGHQLSVGYRGTRDLIFNIANLLIADRVKNHQPQPDSWRSPMPPLTYGRSFVEATESSIA
- a CDS encoding NifX-associated nitrogen fixation protein, giving the protein MTEAAEVGQPGSALDAPFVKQLAKIWRAEDSHGAWDGKSDVDLLEPYLLDKDKRHALPIVGDPDPDTVWRLELFFNVVALSIEKATGVMTQPILKMHHEGFGRMVLIAGRLIVVNKQLRDVHRFGFDNLAKLAAEGDKYVKDGIRMIRKFPDVANY
- a CDS encoding TauD/TfdA family dioxygenase, which produces MRFQENASVTRTASIDSIIPQADIAKRTARIGAEVRNIKLSGDLPAETITAINSLLLEHKVLFFRDQGHLGNAEQERFALRFGTLMAHPTLGAIKGTVSMIELDSARPASRADLWHSDGTFLEAYPKIAVLRGVVIPQFGGDTIWSNTATAYLDLPAPLRRLADELWAVHSNAFDYAVMARGTKADKKHFDEVFTRTVYETEHPVVRIHPETGERVLVLGDVVQRFVGIPKYDGERLFDLFQSHVTAPENTVRWSWKVGDVVIWDNRATQHYAVNDYGDQHRVVRRATVAGEVPVSTDGRLSSMRTKVAKQPPAKVA
- a CDS encoding carbohydrate porin is translated as MAGAENASDTRSETPDEAPGKHLQRSSGAAPRSRQLKRTAHLDGRPAPTQAANRTASRHGRPGTVAEARPPEKTDPFAKFDHLREKGIWLNIPGPADTIDQDKGGVRSALADFGIGYVGWTQNTLIDNRLPNASKSTTFNQRYIGESPTFGTVNFMIVTYDLSRFGIPDGQIAVGAEQQYWTWTPAGPDRVGVNTIAYYQTFFDKKLELKVGYLRNHDEFLGMNPFGPTPVILSQAGMSNNSAPTPALNVKYNFDDRLYTKISVQRAVSPDGQLAHMSENPTGLNWRTANAGILLLDEAGYKDKAAPGSPETWLRAGIGFNNSRFPNLTDPGQPRANANSAYYVAADRQLWQSDPQGSPARGIYGGFSAMYAPSDLNKVSRYFELRLYAKGLISSRPGDQIAISATNIGWSQFAIDAALAKGELVHHDSTAIWGRYTARLAPGVYATLGLLYINNPTTITYTRQTGHALNVLVSTSVFF
- the fdxB gene encoding ferredoxin III, nif-specific → MSFATRDGRGWMPDYLVSIDPGKCIGCGRCFKVCGRHVMTLKGINEEGDLVGLGSDEDDEIEKKIMVISDEGACIGCGACARVCPANCQTHVPAAVEGA
- the nifX gene encoding nitrogen fixation protein NifX codes for the protein MKVAFATQDLSRVDAHFGWAKNIVIYDVGPDGHVFLRAVQFDGDLSEDGNEDKLAPKIEAIRDCAILYVIAIGGSGAARVVANKVHPIKVDKPESILELLAKLQRMLKGTPPPWIRKALAKAKERTFDFEE
- a CDS encoding CCE_0567 family metalloprotein; the encoded protein is MSELETLKADIKKLSAKATQAKMDLHDLSEELPLNWHSIMAVAQRAYEAFAELEKKREDLKAQEKA